In Bactrocera oleae isolate idBacOlea1 chromosome 5, idBacOlea1, whole genome shotgun sequence, a genomic segment contains:
- the LOC106615858 gene encoding uncharacterized protein → MHEVNGDAMEQDEEDNDAGGDGGDDDDEEDDDDEEEAINEAENTKQREQRTRTKAEEKGGGNDDDDDDEEEDEADDDAQNEAFNVTARQLRAVTDALASVTNDNDRFLESPNASTAGAAANAGAAVNVSNISNGRDGDDNNVTNNNNSSSNHSHSNIAYQTNNNNTTNNDDNSNASSEDDDGEDDDDDDMVCHGMRALDGMGVGDAHRSAVNTHNSNNNNNSHHNSNSAADALLMAAIANASSNGTNSNGGAAGVLNNALTTNAATESHNQCATQQNAATGVSSLFEGALGASSGNNCNELARSSSASLSNNSSSTAALGVGGGGGSVIGAGDANSIGIGGSGGGGGGGNGSICGGVGGGGGNGIAAGIGGESMCGGAPSEAGSAAGTTGSGHSERKKYRHQNYSKNIYIGTKNAEKWEHTRTRLQFKNDVEFVTYLLNLADNDTERLANLPPPSAPTTPTKSFANNFKLEPNLSVKEFSKSQTENSSEAPAPAPIRRKYKKRVQFSDALNGFPKIKDFSNFSAKAKKHDQKMKNATNTSGAGNDTLPEVLDCRIAEKIKSELEEKGATKGSTHQNALCLKKPGEAGDETEQHNHSDEDDDEEAEAETTGADSTSAAALSTAANVAAAANGDVVDANNGVGAGATPTPTLTAPTAMATTSNFRARVKGKRGPKPATTLPVNNAFSSLGTSLADDEEDELDGDTDGDDEDEEMDEEALAREMKNEQNFVEEEDEHDIAFRSQQSCRECSITHDYKICPLRTAIGTITDAVDLSEWIERKNLEALAKLKHDAQRQAKQDHDPDDEDMDETSQMSELETKPLITFAEASVPAEFELHNVEPNVTGVFARTEVRSYTKLGPLIGQPVQNSEVREGSDMKWIFEICEAGAELSQLLACDNPNTSNWLRYIRPAPSYEERNVNLVSIERQAFFVTCRDVKNGMELLYWSDDCNTMWRKKHTEKTNCGGCNLRFDHPLYYRTHCSIFHDPSMSLTIRKYHCKVCGEAVLGKDNIMKHAAEKHEGKGAYQCQFCNKFFLRLNYLEMHRTYGCAANPNRARPLCDFCGRKFCQPQKLKAHIKRMHSDMAEVLRDFQCKLCSKLLGSRAALQRHSKEVHSRNSTVVSCPRCQKLFQNRSNLKIHMLTHSGVRPFKCSEPECNAAFTTKQCLQFHYKKVHNYTQEQMPRIERSVAYTFDAYSGGMKVDFLEQAPRRRRKSLEDQNSRLSSSIQSDTEFSDDNIFEAIKKSGKSIKDLCRNEPNLSLLSSKISSIFGEKVVGSRKRKKKKEPPTANMNLMGAVAGGAGVSVGNATEEDDEDEHMEQVRRKQANAQLSLVESFLTTTAQRLTAQQQVQQVVAAAAAVSAMAGAGAAAVAEDPTKMHMMSGLNSQHHAMAMSGHAVAGMLNDDDDEEDDEDDNGADDVHDGGHGETHDDNNGYRHHAGMNALGQNLVVSKGSKKWISGDDRHLSRDCVNTVDRCGMGGGGVGSGGVGVGVGVGGGVGTDAAVAAAMGGAAAVAAACGMSGNGGGVGVGVGNDMGMPPFAVPPSTVDDANKLIGHNRDFLARLMNSANASHAHHNNRGEEDENSSFLDVVESNNNNNNQIAQYHHNSGGGGGGVVGNVGGGGHVVNTGNGNTNNMVGGTNNTPGHQAEEAQLQMNSLAHSQSFMSSFYNNANARLSGAGGASTSASMLVEAALNSVGNMIDSENNDMKVPNDANINTDSPMSAHHVDNETNRFNTDTAANHHSINSIDNLENELKMMKNLSSFPMQIPPLPMFPNSGNAMTSCNISPNASTPTNPQSNQNNNDVDVDASSTPRPQHLGAGAADSDGFSSVHHRTPPTPQPISPGRDYGMFSNANATGANGTPGGPGTAGSNSSGNSVSGNSNNNISASSPLPTMQGHRRNASSVGSAYPEHELISPASSPSIPRYNFNGEMMRHKRAEHENDRRQAIGHNPHLSSDDENSIMPQNSSGQDMRMKFSQSQMDLMYTKYESMAANAANLKYNSQELDSPAEYRSANSNTASAPTANDLSDLQGLDMSRSSVSASNYHHNFQLPGSASSNIPGIGRYHHHIYDILSEREQQSQQAQTQQQQHHSSAVAAAAAVAAQHQQQQEHSSQLAMQQHQTAMHNMLPDQLGEQDHDQTTSVDLSRTANYVVPSPPQLPYNHPHHDMLRMASLDLTPNTNMSVGNNRSFLSSQMQHQSRESLEHHRLLSTVEQHRILAASNVAADQHRLLVDPTAHLLMEQNNRLLGTDQSRLLGESAQNRHMARSFGAYHQVASGNYHPGVRPPVLPSANHHASNPSNYHPFPAYY, encoded by the exons ATGCATGAAGTCAACGGCGACGCGATGGAGCAAGATGAAGAGGACAATGATGCTGGCGGAGATGGTGGCGATGACGATGATGAAGAGGATGACGACGATGAGGAAGAAGCAATCAATGAGGCTGAAAACACAAAGCAGCGTGAACAACGAACACGCACGAAAGCGGAAGAGAAAGGCGGCGGCAACGACGATGACGACGACGATGAGGAGGAGGACGAGGCGGACGATGATGCTCAGAATGAAGCGTTCAATGTCACCGCGCGACAGTTGCGCGCTGTCACGGATGCATTGGCTAGTGTGACCAATGACAATGACAGGTTTCTCGAGTCGCCAAATGCGTCCACTGCCGGTGCGGCTGCAAACGCTGGCGCGGCTGTTAATGTGTCCAATATTAGTAATGGCAGAGATGGTGATGACAACAACGTcaccaataataacaacagtagTAGCAACCACAGCCACAGCAATATTGCGtatcaaacaaacaacaacaacactaccaACAATGATGACAATAGCAATGCCAGCAGTGAAGATGATGATGGCGAGGACGATGATGACGACGACATGGTCTGTCATGGCATGCGCGCACTAGATGGCATGGGTGTGGGCGACGCACATCGCTCAGCAGTTAATacacacaacagcaacaacaataacaatagtcaTCATAACAGCAATAGCGCTGCAGATGCATTGCTGATGGCAGCGATTGCCAATGCAAGTAGCAATGGCACAAACAGCAATGGTGGCGCTGCGGGCGTACTCAACAACGCGCTGACTACAAATGCGGCCACAGAGTCACACAACCAATGCGCGACGCAGCAAAATGCAGCCACCGGCGTTAGTTCACTTTTTGAAGGCGCCTTAGGCGCGAGCAGCGGCAACAATTGTAATGAATTGGCGCGTAGCAGCAGCGCCAGCCTGAGCAATAACAGCTCATCCACTGCTGCGCTAGGTGTTGGTGGAGGTGGTGGCAGCGTTATTGGCGCGGGTGATGCGAATAGCATTGGCATTGGTGGCAgcggtggtggtggcggcggcggtAATGGCAGTATTTGTGGTGGTGTCGGTGGAGGCGGCGGTAACGGTATCGCGGCCGGCATTGGTGGTGAGAGTATGTGTGGCGGTGCGCCTAGCGAGGCAGGTAGCGCGGCTGGGACAACGGGTTCGGGCCATAGTGAGCGTAAGAAGTATCGCCAtcaaaattatagcaaaaatatttacatcggCACCAAGAACGCGGAAAAGTGGGAGCACACACGCACGCGTCTGCAATTCAAAAACGATGTGGAGTTCGTGACGTACTTGTTGAATTTGGCCGACAATGATACGGAACGTTTGGCGAA TTTACCACCGCCCTCGGCGCCAACAACACCCACAAAGAGTTTCGCCAACAACTTCAAACTGGAACCCAACCTCAGCGTGAAGGAGTTCAGCAAAAGTCAAACTGAGAATAGTAGCGAGGCACCAGCACCCGCGCCGATACGCAGGAAATACAAAAAGCGCGTACAGTTCAGTGACGCACTTAATGGCTTTCCGAAAATTAAAGACTTTTCGAATTTCTCCGCAAAAGCGAAGAAACACGATCAAAAAATGAAGAATGCCACAAACACGAGCGGTGCAGGCAACGATACCTTGCCCGAGGTGTTGGACTGTCGCATAGCAGAGAAGATCAAGAGCGAGCTGGAAGAAAAGGGCGCTACGAAAGGATCAACGCATCAAAATGCATTGTGTCTGAAGAAACCAGGTGAGGCGGGAGATGAAACCGAACAGCACAACCACAGCGACGAAGACGATGATGAGGAAGCAGAAGCAGAGACCACCGGCGCTGACTCTACCAGCGCAGCTGCTCTTTCAACTGCTGCCAACGTCGCTGCAGCGGCTAACGGCGACGTAGTCGATGCTAACAATGGCGTCGGGGCAGGAGCAACACCAACGCCCACACTGACAGCACCAACCGCAATGGCCACCACCAGCAATTTCCGTGCGCGAGTGAAAGGCAAACGTGGCCCTAAACCCGCAACGACGCTGCCGGTCAACAATGCGTTCAGCAGTCTGGGCACCAGCCTTGCCGATGATGAAGAAGATGAGCTCGACGGCGATACCGATGGCGATGATGAAGATGAGGAAATGGATGAAGAAGCGTTGGCGCGTGAAATGAAAAACGAACAGAATTTCGTTGAAGAGGAGGACGAACACGACATAGCCTTTCGTTCGCAGCAATCGTGTCGCGAATGCTCCATCACGCATGACTATAAAATTTGTCCATTACGCACTGCAATTGGCACCATTACCGATGCGGTGGATTTGTCTGAGTGGATAGAACGTAAAAACTTGGAGGCTTTGGCCAAACTAAAACATGATGCTCAACGACAAGCGAAACAGGATCACGATCCCGATGATGAGGATATGGACGAAACGTCGCAAATGTCTGAGCTTGAAACGAAGCCGTTGATAACGTTCGCCGAAGCTTCGGTGCCAGCCGAATTCGAGCTGCATAATGTCGAACCGAATGTGACGGGCGTGTTTGCGCGCACCGAAGTGCGTTCCTACACAAAACTGGGACCGCTTATCGGACAACCTGTGCAGAATAGTGAGGTACGCGAAGGCAGCGATATGAAGTGGATATTTGAGATATGCGAAGCTGGTGCGGAGTTGTCTCAACTATTGGCTTGCGACAATCCAAACACTTCCAATTGGTTGCGCTATATACGACCGGCGCCCAGTTACGAGGAGCGCAACGTGAACTTAGTTTCGATTGAACGGCAAGCGTTCTTCGTCACCTGTCGCGATGTGAAGAATGGCATGGAACTGCTCTACTGGAGCGACGACTGCAACACGATGTGGCGCAAGAAGCACACGGAGAAAACGA ATTGTGGCGGCTGCAATTTACGCTTCGACCATCCGCTCTACTATCGCACGCATTGCTCGATTTTCCACGATCCCTCGATGAGTCTCACCATACGCAAGTATCACTGCAAGGTGTGCGGCGAAGCGGTGCTTGGCAAGGACAACATTATGAAGCATGCGGCCGAGAAGCATGAGGGCAAAGGCGCCTACCAATGCCAATTTTGCAACAAGTTCTTCCTGCGACTCAACTACTTGGAAATGCATCGCACCTACGGCTGTGCGGCCAATCCGAATCGTGCGCGACCACTTTGCGATTTCTGCGGTCGTAAATTCTGCCAACCGCAAAAGCTCAAGGCTCACATCAAGCGCATGCACAGTG aTATGGCTGAAGTTTTACGAGATTTTCAGTGTAAATTATGTTCAAAACTTCTAGGATCACGCGCCGCGCTGCAGCGTCACTCCAAGGAGGTGCACAGTCGCAACTCGACGGTGGTCAGCTGTCCGCGATGTCAGAAGCTCTTCCAGAATCGCAGTAATTTGAAAATCCATATGCTCACACATTCGGGCGTCCGACCATTCAA ATGTTCGGAGCCCGAGTGTAATGCCGCTTTCACCACGAAGCAATGTCTTCAGTTTCATTATAAGAAGGTGCATAACTATACACAGGAGCAGATGCCCAGGATTGAGCGTAGTGTCGCGTATACCTTCGATGCTTATTCGGGTGGCATGAAGGTGGACTTTCTGG AACAAGCGCCGCGCCGCCGACGTAAGAGCCTGGAGGATCAAAACTCACGACTGAGCTCGAGCATACAAAGCGACACTGAGTTCTCGGACGACAATATTTTCGAAGCCATCAAGAAATCGGGCAAATCCATCAAAGATCTGTGCCGTAATGAGCCAAACCTCTCATTACTTTCATCTAAGATATCCAGCATATTTGGCGAAAAAGTTGTGGGCAGTCGAAAACGCAAGAAAAAGAAGGAACCACCAACAGCAAATATGAATTTGATGGGTGCAGTCGCTGGCGGTGCTGGGGTCAGTGTAGGCAACGCCACTGAGGAGGATGATGAAGACGAGCATATGGAGCAGGTACGTCGTAAACAAGCCAATGCGCAATTGAGTCTCGTCGAATCCTTTTTGACCACGACGGCACAGCGTCTCACCGCACAGCAACAAGTCCAACAGGTGGTCGCCGCCGCAGCGGCTGTATCGGCGATGGCCGGTGCTGGAGCGGCAGCCGTAGCTGAAGATCCCACCAAAATGCACATGATGTCTGGGCTCAATAGTCAACATCACGCGATGGCTATGAGTGGACATGCAGTAGCGGGTATGCTGAATGACGATGATGACGAAGAGGACGACGAGGATGACAATGGAGCGGATGATGTACATGATGGCGGGCATGGTGAAACGCATGACGACAATAACGGTTACCGCCATCATGCTGGCATGAATGCTTTGGGACAGAATTTGGTTGTGAGTAAAGGCAGCAAGAAATGGATTAGCGGTGACGATCGTCATCTGTCGCGCGACTGTGTAAACACGGTGGATCGCTGTGGCATGGGTGGTGGCGGTGTTGGTAGTGGTGGTGTTGGAGTAGGTGTCGGCGTTGGTGGCGGTGTAGGGACTGATGCAGCCGTCGCTGCGGCTATGGGTGGCGCCGCGGCTGTGGCGGCTGCCTGTGGTATGAGCGGCAATGGTGGTGGTGTTGGCGTCGGTGTGGGCAATGATATGGGTATGCCACCGTTTGCGGTGCCACCCAGCACAGTAGATGATGCGAACAAATTGATTGGCCACAATCGCGACTTTTTAGCGCGTCTAATGAATTCCGCTAATGCTAGTCATGCGCATCATAACAATCGCGGCGAAGAGGATGAGAACTCCTCTTTCCTCGATGTGGTCGAatccaataataataataacaaccaaATTGCACAATACCATCACAATAGCGGCGGCGGTGGTGGCGGTGTAGTTGGAAATGTTGGCGGCGGAGGACATGTGGTCAACACGGGCAATGGCAATACGAATAATATGGTTGGCGGTACGAACAACACACCGGGCCACCAAGCGGAGGAGGCACAGTTGCAAATGAATTCGTTGGCGCATTCGCAATCGTTTATGAGTTCGTTTTACAACAATGCAAATGCAAGACTGAGCGGTGCAGGTGGCGCCTCGACATCGGCGAGCATGCTTGTAGAGGCAGCATTGAATTCTGTGGGTAATATGATCGATTCGGAAAATAATGACATGAAG GTGCCGAATGATGCGAACATTAACACCGATAGTCCAATGAGCGCTCATCACGTTGACAACGAGACGAATCGCTTCAACACAGACACTGCCGCCAATCACCACTCCATTAACAGCATTGACAACCTGGAGAACGAGCTGAAGATGATGAAGAATCTCAGTAGCTTCCCAATGCAAATTCCACCACTGCCAATGTTCCCGAACTCAGGCAACGCTATGACCTCCTGCAACATATCGCCAAACGCTTCGACACCGACAAATCCTCAAAGCAACCAAAATAATAACGACGTAGATGTGGATGCCAGCTCCACGCCACGCCCACAGCATTTAGGTGCCGGCGCTGCTGATTCCGACGGCTTCTCCTCGGTACATCATCGCACACCGCCCACGCCGCAACCCATATCGCCTGGTCGCGATTATGGTATGTTCAGCAATGCGAATGCTACTGGCGCTAATGGTACACCCGGCGGACCAGGCACAGCAGGCAGCAACAGCAGCGGTAATAGCGTCAGTGgtaatagcaacaataacataTCAGCCTCCTCACCTTTGCCCACAATGCAAGGGCATAGACGTAATGCATCAAGTGTTGGCAGCGCATATCCAGAACATGAGCTCATATCGCCCGCATCATCGCCGTCTATACCACGCTACAATTTCAACGGCGAAATGATGCGACACAAACGCGCGGAGCATGAGAATGATAGACGGCAAGCGATTGGACATAATCCACATCTATCTAGTGACGATGAGAACAGTATTATGCCACAAAATAG CTCGGGTCAAGATATGCGCATGAAATTCTCACAGTCGCAAATGGACCTCATGTATACCAAGTACGAAAGTATGGCTGCCAATGCGGCGAATCTTAAGTACAACAGCCAAGAGCTCGATTCGCCGGCAGAATATCGCAGTGCGAACAGCAATACCGCCTCTGCGCCCACCGCCAACGATCTGTCGGACTTGCAGGGTCTCGACATGTCACGCTCCAGTGTCAGCGCTTCGAACTATCACCACAACTTCCAGCTGCCTGGCAGCGCCAGCTCCAATATACCTGGTATCGGTCGCTACCATCATCACATCTACGATATACTCTCCGAGCGTGAACAACAGTCGCAACAAGCGCAgacacagcagcaacaacatcatAGTTCTGCAGTGGCGGCCGCCGCTGCTGTGGCAgcacaacatcaacaacaacaggaaCACTCCAGCCAATTGGCTATGCAACAACATCAAACGGCGATGCATAATATGCTACCCGATCAGCTGGGCGAACAAGATCACGATCAAACCACTTCAGTAGACTTGAGTCGTACCGCTAATTATGTGGTGCCATCACCACCACAGTTACCGTATAATCATCCACATCACGATATGCTGCGTATGGCATCATTGGATTTGACGCCAAATACCAATATGTCTGTCGGCAATAATCGTTCCTTTCTCTCCTCGCAAATGCAACATCAGAGTCGTGAGAGTTTGGAGCATCACCGTCTATTGTCTACTGTGGAACAGCATCGCATATTGGCTGCGTCCAATGTGGCGGCTGATCAGCATCGCTTACTGGTCGATCCCACCGCTCATCTGCTGATGGAGCAAAATAATCGACTCTTGGGCACCGATCAATCACGTCTTCTTGGCGAGTCGGCGCAAAATAGGCATATGGCGCGTAGTTTTGGCGCCTACCATCAGGTCGCATCGGGCAATTATCATCCTGGTGTGCGTCCACCAGTACTGCCATCTGCTAATCATCATGCTTCCAATCCATCAAACTACCACCCCTTCCCGGCTTATTATTAA